The genomic interval GGCGCCCGCCTCTCCTGCGACATCGACGTCGACTGGCTCGACACCACCACCTTCGAACCCGACGAGGCGGCCGGCCGCCTCGCCGAGATGGACGCGGTCATCGTCCCCGGCGGCTTCGGCCAGCGGGGCACCGAGAGCAAGATCGGCTGCGTCCGCCACTGCCGCGAGAGCGGGACGCCGTACCTGGGCATCTGCCTGGGCTTCCAGATGGCGGTCATCGAGCACGCCCGCCACGTCGCGGGCCTGCCGGGCGCCGGCTCCTCGGAGCTGAGCCCCGGCTGCGAGGACAAGGTCGTCGACATCCTCCCCGAGCAGAAGGCCATCGAGGGCCTCGGCGGCAACATGCGGCTCGGCGGGCAGTCCGTCCTCGTCCAGCCCGACACGCTCGCGGCGTTCCTGTACCGCGTCCGCGAGCAGGACGGGGGCGGCGTGAAGGGCGGCGGGCCGCACGAGCCCTTCACGGTGCGCGAGCGCTTCCGCCACCGCTACGAGGTCGACCCGGCGTACATCCAGCGGCTCGAAGCGGCGGGCCTGGTCTTCTCCGGCCGCCATCCGGTGCAACCCATCATGCAGGTGCTCGAGCTGCCTCCGGCGCAGCACCCCTTCTTCCTCGCCGGCCAGTTCCACCCGGAGCTGACCAGCCGCCCGCTGCGGCCGCAGCCGATGTTCATGGGCCTCATCGCCGCCGCGATCCGCCGCAAGCACCCCGACGCCGCGTCCGACCCCGGCGTCGCGCGGTGGAGCCGCGCGTCCCCCGCACGCACGCCCGCCTGAGCCCGGCGGCCGCCGCGCGTCCTTGCCCACGCCCGCGTTTCGGGGCAACGCCGCGTCCGCGCCCCCGCCGGGGCGTGGAGCAGGCCCGCCGTGCCCGGCACCACCCAAGCGGAGGCAACAGCAGTCAGGCCCCCGCGCCCGCGGCCGCGGACAGGTACCGGTGCAGGCCCTGGATCACCACGCTGCCCTCGCCCACCGCGGAGGCGACCCGCTTCACCGAGTCGGCCCGCACGTCGCCGACGGCGAAGAAGCCCGGGCGGCTGGTCTCGCCGATGTGCGGGTCACGCTTCAGCGGCCAGGTGCACACGCTCCGGCCGTCCTCTTCCCGGGCGTGGGCGTCCTTGCCGGTGCGGAGGAAGCCCTTCTCGTCGCGCTCCGCGACGCCTCTGGCGAAGTCGCTGTTGGGGGTGGCGCCGATCATCGTGAACACGTGGGCGATGTCGCGGTCCTCGGTCACCTTGCCGGCCTCGCCGTCCACCTCCCAGGTGATCGACTCCAGGCGACCCTCGCCGTGCAGCCCCGCGATCTGCGTCTTCCTGTGCAGCGTGATGTCGCGGCTGGCCTCGATCCGGCGGAGCAGGTAGTCGCTCATCGAGTCCGCGAGAGAGTCACCGCGGATGAGCACGTGCACGTGCTTGGCGCGGCGGGAGAGGAACACCGCGGCCTGGCCGGCGGAGTTGCCTCCGCCCACGACCGCCACCTCCTCGTTCTCGCAGAGCGCCGCCTCCACGGCCGTCGCGGCGTAGTGCAGGCCGCATCCCTCGAACTCCGCCTCGCGGTCCAGGCCCAGCTTGCGGTAGGCCGCGCCGCTGGCGGCCACCACGCTGCGGGCACGCACCGGGGCGCCGTGGTCGAGGTGGAGGAGAAAGTGGGGCGCGCCCTCGCCGGCGTTGACGCCGGCGGAGCCCTCCGGCGGCTCCGCGTCCCGCTCCTCCGCGTCGGGGCGGCCGAGCGCCTCCACCCGCTCCACCCGCCGCGGCAGCGCCATCACCGCCCCGAACTTCTCCGCCTGGGCCTGCGCCCGCGCCGCCAGCTCGCCGCCGGAGAGCCCCAGCGGGAAGCCCAGGTAGTTCTCGATCTTCGACGAGGTGCCGGCCTGCCCCCCCGCCGCCACGAGCTCCAGCACGACCGTGCGGAGGCCCTCGCTGGCCGCGTACACCGCCGCGGCGAGCCCGCCGGGGCCGGCGCCGATGACGGCCACGTCGAAGACGTCCCCGGGGTCGAGCTCGGCGTCGAGCCCGAGGCAGCAGGCGACCTCCTTGAGCGAGGGGCACGACAGCACGCGGTCGCCGGCGCAGACCACCACGGGGCAGTCCCGGGGCGTGAGGCCGTGCTTCTCGAGCACCGCGGCGGCCTCGGCGCCGCCGTCGCCATCGGCGTGGAGCACCTGGTGCGGGTGCCCGTTGCGGGAGAGGAAACGCTCCAGCTCCAGCGTCCGCCCGTCCCCCCGCTCGCCGACGAGCAGGACGCCGCCCTGGGCGTTCTCGATGAGGCCGATCCGCCGGAGGATGAACGCGCGGAGCACCACGTCGCCGATGTCCGGCTCGGCGGCGAGCATCTCGCGGAAGCGGGCCCGGGGCACGCGGATCACCTCGCCGCCGCCGCCACCGAGCCGGCCGGAAACGAG from Phycisphaera mikurensis NBRC 102666 carries:
- a CDS encoding FAD-dependent oxidoreductase, which encodes MSASPRPARHAPHGSATATLEGNERFAFPQLSEDQIQRAAAFGERERHGEGVLVFERGQRSVDFYVLVSGCIEIFDPEALHRDGEIEVITTHAQRQFTGELDLFNDRKILVSGRLGGGGGEVIRVPRARFREMLAAEPDIGDVVLRAFILRRIGLIENAQGGVLLVGERGDGRTLELERFLSRNGHPHQVLHADGDGGAEAAAVLEKHGLTPRDCPVVVCAGDRVLSCPSLKEVACCLGLDAELDPGDVFDVAVIGAGPGGLAAAVYAASEGLRTVVLELVAAGGQAGTSSKIENYLGFPLGLSGGELAARAQAQAEKFGAVMALPRRVERVEALGRPDAEERDAEPPEGSAGVNAGEGAPHFLLHLDHGAPVRARSVVAASGAAYRKLGLDREAEFEGCGLHYAATAVEAALCENEEVAVVGGGNSAGQAAVFLSRRAKHVHVLIRGDSLADSMSDYLLRRIEASRDITLHRKTQIAGLHGEGRLESITWEVDGEAGKVTEDRDIAHVFTMIGATPNSDFARGVAERDEKGFLRTGKDAHAREEDGRSVCTWPLKRDPHIGETSRPGFFAVGDVRADSVKRVASAVGEGSVVIQGLHRYLSAAAGAGA